A part of Octopus sinensis linkage group LG7, ASM634580v1, whole genome shotgun sequence genomic DNA contains:
- the LOC115214484 gene encoding uncharacterized protein LOC115214484: protein MNMWGDRTPSEFLRHLQELSVTPFEDNPLLRKLLFSHFPPNVQSILTTMANSNSLDQIATMKYKIIEFTVQPAPHHTSSDPIVASPNTAKSPNLSRDDILERVNTLTHCMDTLWQQYASSHRPRSRSHSKSQSSSSTPTVSNLCWYHATFKGKAH from the coding sequence ATGAACATGTGGGGGGATAGGACACCATCTGAGTTTCTTCGTCATCTGCAAGAACTCAGCGTCACTCCATTTGAGGACAATCCTCTGCTGAGGAAATTGTTATTCTCTCATTTTCCACCGAATGTCCAATCGATACTGACCACAATGGCCAACTCCAATTCGCTTGATCAGATAGCCACCATGAAGTACAAGATCATAGAGTTTACTGTGCAGCCTGCACCTCACCATACTTCTTCGGACCCTATAGTAGCTTCCCCTAATACTGCAAAGTCTCCTAACTTGTCACGTGACGACATTTTGGAGAGAGTCAATACATTAACACATTGCATGGACACACTGTGGCAACAATATGCCAGCTCTCATCGTCCTCGCAGCAGAAGCCATTCTAAGTCACAGTCGTCTAGTTCTACTCCAACAGTTTCCAATCTCTGCTGGTACCATGCCACATTTAAGGGCAAAGCCCATTGA
- the LOC115214485 gene encoding uncharacterized protein K02A2.6-like: MELDKRMSEIIRGIKKRLTSELSLTHFDPNLKIIVASDASEYGPINYSHYIIVVDSYSKWPEVCKCSRSTTSVTIDFLEELFTCYGVPDTIVSDNDTQFMAKEFERFCKSVQMNHVLTPPYHPRSNGLAERFIDTFKRALRKTRQEILEDTNMTKFLQVYRITPNPNAESGRSPTDLMFSRKNCSIFDKWLPSRKQKIENMGRKTNFFNTGDKVYFKIYSNGKQDWEEGNITGRLGNVMYMVKGPKYEHRRHLNQSKKRHTKNQGRQEEPMDLWYDLFQVPEPQAKAEPTCRLNKKRKPTEMMEINAKRKRYASFSLKK, encoded by the exons ATGGAGCTGGACAAACGAATGTCAGAAATCATTCGAGGAATTAAAAAGCGGTTAACATCAGAGTTATCATTAACTCATTTTGACccaaacctgaaaataattgtgGCATCGGATGCCAGTGAATATG GACCAATAAATTACTCTCATTATATCATTGTGGTGGATAGCTATTCCAAATGGCCTGAAGTGTGTAAATGTTCAAGGTCAACCACAAGTGTGACTATTGACTTCTTGGAAGAACTGTTCACTTGTTATGGAGTCCCAGATACAATTGTGTCAGATAATGATACACAATTTATGGCGAAGGAGTTTGAAAGATTCTGTAAGTCAGTTCAGATGAATCATGTGTTAACTCCGCCATACCATCCAAGGTCAAATGGGTTAGCGGAAAGATTCATCGACACATTCAAGAGAGCCTTAAGGAAGACCAGACAGGAAATCCTTGAAGATACAAATATGACAAAGTTTTTGCAGGTATATAGAATAACACCAAATCCAAATGCAGAGTCGGGTAGGTCACCCACAGATTTGATGTTTTCCAGAAAAAATTGTTCTATTTTTGACAAATGGTTGCCGAGtaggaaacagaaaatagaaaatatgggAAGAAAAACGAATTTTTTTAACACAGGTGACaaagtgtattttaaaatatatagtaatgGAAAACAGGACTGGGAAGAAGGAAATATAACTGGACGTCTGGGTAACGTGATGTACATGGTAAAAGGACCAAAATATGAACACAGAAGGCATTTAAACCAATCAAAAAAAAGACATACCAAAAACCAAGGGAGGCAAGAAGAACCAATGGATTTATGGTATGATTTGTTCCAGGTCCCAGAACCACAAGCAAAAGCAGAACCAACATGTAGGTTGAACAAGAAGAGAAAACCTACAGAAATGATGGAAATTaacgctaagagaaaaagatatgcCAGTTTCTCACtgaagaaataa
- the LOC115214486 gene encoding uncharacterized protein K02A2.6-like, giving the protein MWKCKLMVSKNTMNLFGTDLMEGFNLWDLSLNTLCNKVNVSQSMLEKASEKMKLKLEKMYPDIFSKELGMCKKIKVKFELKESAVPVFKPKRNVPFAALNQVEKELKRLEDMEVIEKVDYSEWAAPTVYIKKKNNEVRVCVDFSTGLNDCLKNYNYPLPNPEEIFAKRNGGKKFSKLDLSETYLQLLVDEECAKVLTINTHKGLNRFKRLPFGVKVTPAIFQQVMDTMLADCEFAVSYLDDILIKSESRDQHIEHIEEVFKQICEYGFKVREDKCEFFLDKNKVLRTGDR; this is encoded by the coding sequence ATGTGGAAATGTAAACTAATGGTATCTAAGAATACAATGAATCTGTTCGGGACAGATTTAATGGAAGGATTCAACCTGTGGGATCTATCACTGAATACATTATGTAACAAGGTGAATGTGTCACAGTCCATGTTAGAGAAAGCATcggaaaaaatgaaattaaaactggAAAAGATGTACCCTGATATTTTTTCGAAAGAGCTcggtatgtgtaaaaaaattaaagtaaaatttgAGTTGAAAGAAAGTGCGGTACCagtgttcaaaccgaaaaggaatGTACCTTTTGCGGCATTAAATCAAGTTGAGAAGGAATTAAAAAGATTGGAAGACATGGAAGTAATTGAAAAAGTAGACTACTCTGAGTGGGCGGCTcctactgtatatataaaaaagaagaacaacGAAGTAAGAGTATGTGTGGACTTCTCAACTGGTCTTaatgattgtttaaaaaattacaattatcCGCTTCCAAACccagaagaaatatttgctaAGCGCAATGGTGGGAAAAAATTTTCCAAGCTGGATTTGTCAGAGACCTACCTCCAATTACTGGTAGATGAAGAATGTGCTAAAGTATTAACAATCAATACTCATAAAGGTCTGAACCGTTTCAAAAGATTACCATTTGGGGTAAAGGTCACCCCAGCAATATTTCAGCAAGTAATGGATACTATGCTAGCAGATTGTGAGTTCGCGGTCTCATACTTGGATGACATATTGATCAAAAGTGAATCAAGGGACCAACATATTGAACATATAGAAGAGGTTTTCAAACAAATATGTGAGTACGGGTTCAAAGTAAGGGAGGATAAATGTGAATTTTTTCTTGACAAAAACAAAGTACTTAGGACAGGTGATCGATGA